In Populus alba chromosome 1, ASM523922v2, whole genome shotgun sequence, a single window of DNA contains:
- the LOC118040209 gene encoding kinetochore protein NDC80 homolog, whose amino-acid sequence MRGASHRRPTNSFNPQPTPDHHRHQYATNTSRDSDASFASSRPSSIGVGRTADPYTEKAHQASAIRAINAYLSSHSSKLLPPNSTPSGKDITETLKYLLHQLDYESTKLEDDLASILKSLNCPFKFNKSTLRAPNTPHNWPSYVAIIHWLVQLAMYREDLAAKTGSLVENNSMFMYALDSYLNYIRGNDDSVLELDNEFMGKLGKERESVLENVRVLEASLKETEAKAEALRAGPTERERLEKERSVLEEDVKKFHAMIGEFTQGIEVLEKGLEEKRKEMETKVEEKKKLDEENDELKKRVEEQSFNPRDAERMKRELQVVDRDIVEAEASRNAWEEKMWDLDATIAHKFKEIEALAMECNQATRRLKLGNGYQYVPNANGSTAAEIMGLDYKTTIKPGLESFAAAVKGSSMAKLEELILLQKQSSELAAKIEGKRNRTSTLQSHIDEMEAQLNLSRKETEDSTSRCAAEAKKLVEDVQIEAHNLDVLEREAAGILKAAEQKLQEAIKTSEEEIQTQAVELLALVDSVSKCKEQIEAKISESKIKLSETVVAVSNAYKGSLSAQFGINLDINH is encoded by the exons ATGAGAGGCGCAAGTCATCGCCGCCCAACAAACTCTTTCAACCCACAGCCGACGCCCGATCACCACCGCCATCAATACGCCACCAACACCTCCCGCGACTCCGATGCCAGTTTCGCCAGCAGTCGCCCATCATCCATCGGCGTTGGACGCACCGCCGACCCATATACTGAAAAGGCCCACCAGGCCTCCGCGATTCGCGCAATCAACGCTTACCTCTCCTCGCACTCCTCCAAACTCTTGCCACCTAACTCAACCCCCTCCGGTAAAGATATCACCGAAACCCTAAAATACCTCCTCCACCAACTCGATTACGAATCGACGAAACTTGAGGATGATCTAGCTTCCATCTTGAAATCCCTCAATTGCCCCTTCAAATTCAACAAATCTACACTCCGTGCCCCCAATACTCCTCACAATTGGCCTTCCTATGTAGCCATAATCCACTGGCTAGTCCAGCTTGCGATGTATAGAGAGGATTTGGCGGCCAAGACGGGATCTTTGGTCGAAAACAACAGCATGTTTATGTATGCTTTGGATAGTTACCTGAATTATATTCGCGGCAATGATGATTCGGTGTTGGAATTGGATAACGAATTTATGGGGAAGCTAGGGAAAGAGAGGGAGTCCGTGTTGGAAAATGTTAGGGTCTTGGAAGCGAGTCTGAAAGAAACTGAGGCAAAAGCGGAGGCATTGAGAGCAGGGCCTACAGAAAGGGAGAGGTTGGAGAAGGAGAGGAGTGTTTTGGAGGAGGATGTGAAGAAGTTCCATGCTATGATTGGAGAGTTCACTCAGGGGATCGAGGTGTTGGAGAAAGGGTTGGaggagaaaaggaaggaaatggAGACAAAAGTGGAGGAGAAAAAGAAGCTCGATGAGGAGAATGATGAGTTGAAGAAGAGGGTGGAGGAGCAGAGTTTTAATCCGAGGGATGCTGAGAGGATGAAGAGGGAGTTGCAGGTAGTGGATAGAGATATTGTGGAGGCTGAGGCTTCAAGGAATGCTTGGGAGGAGAAGATGTGGGATCTTGATGCTACAATTGCACATAAGTTTAAGGAGATTGAGGCACTTGCTATGGAGTGTAACCAGGCTActaggag GTTAAAGCTTGGAAATGGCTATCAATATGTGCCTAATGCCAATGGGTCCACAGCTGCTGAGATCATGGGGCTTGACTACAAAACCACAATTAAGCCTGGGCTTGAATCCTTTGCTGCTGCTGTAAAGGGAAGTTCTATGGCAAAACTGGAAGAGTTGATTTTGCTTCAAAAACAGTCATCAGAATTAGCTGCTAAGATTGAGGGAAAAAGAAATCGTACCTCCACACTTCAATCGCATATTGATGAA ATGGAAGCTCAGTTGAACTTGTCAAGGAAAGAAACAGAGGACAGCACTTCTAGATGTGCAGCTGAAGCTAAAAAGCTCGTAGAGGATgttcagatagaggctcataaCTTGGATGTTTTGGAAAGAGAAGCAGCAGGAATTTTAAAG GCTGCCGAACAAAAGTTGCAGGAGGCAATCAAAACAAGTGAAGAAGAAATTCAGACTCAGGCCGTTGAACTTCTTGCTCTGGTTGATTCagtctcaaaatgcaaagaacaaATCGAGGCCAAAATCTCAGAGTCGAAAATCAAGTTATCTGAAACCGTGGTTGCTGTATCAAATGCTTACAAGGGTTCCCTATCAGCACAATTTGGTATCAATCTTGATATCAACCattaa